From one Triticum urartu cultivar G1812 chromosome 3, Tu2.1, whole genome shotgun sequence genomic stretch:
- the LOC125545476 gene encoding fructose-bisphosphate aldolase 1, cytoplasmic-like, whose protein sequence is MSAYCGKYKDELIKNAAYIGTPGKGILAADESTGTIGKRFASINVENVEDNRRALRELLFCTPGALQYLSGVILFEETLYQSTKGGKPFVDILKAGNVLPGIKVDKGTIELAGTNGETTTQGFDDLGKRCAKYYEAGARFAKWRAVLKIGATEPSQLSIDQNAQGLARYAIICQENGLVPIVEPEILVDGPHDIDRCAYVTEIVLAACYKALNDQHVLLEGTLLKPNMVTPGSDAKKVAPEVIAEYTVRTLQRTVPAAVPAIVFLSGGQSEEEATLNLNAMNKLQTKKPWNLSFSFGRALQQSTLKAWSGKTENEEKARTAFLVRCKANSEATLGTYKGDATLGEGASESLHVKDYKY, encoded by the exons ATGTCGGCCTACTGCGGCAAGTACAAGG ATGAGCTCATCAAGAACGCTGCCTACATTGGCACCCCTGGCAAGGGTATCCTCGCTGCTGATGAGTCCACCGGCACCATCGGCAAGCGCTTCGCCAGCATCAATGTTGAGAACGTTGAGGACAACCGCCGTGCCCTCCGTGAGCTCCTCTTCTGCACCCCTGGTGCCCTCCAGTACCTCAGCGGTGTGATCCTCTTCGAGGAGACCCTGTACCAGAGCACCAAGGGTGGCAAGCCCTTCGTCGACATCCTCAAGGCGGGCAATGTCCTCCCCGGAATCAAGGTGGACAAGGGTACCATCGAGCTTGCTGGAACCAACGGTGAGACCACCACCCAGGGCTTTGATGACCTTGGCAAGCGCTGCGCCAAGTACTATGAGGCTGGTGCCCGCTTCGCCAAGTGGCGTGCAGTCCTTAAGATCGGCGCCACCGAGCCATCGCAGCTCTCCATCGACCAGAACGCTCAGGGTCTGGCTCGCTATGCCATCATCTGCCAGGAGAATGGGCTGGTGCCCATTGTTGAGCCTGAGATCCTTGTTGATGGACCTCATGACATTGACCGCTGTGCTTACGTGACTGAGATCGTCCTTGCTGCCTGCTACAAGGCCCTCAACGACCAGCATGTCCTCCTCGAGGGCACCCTCCTGAAGCCCAACATGGTCACCCCTGGATCCGACGCCAAGAAGGTGGCCCCTGAGGTGATTGCTGAGTACACCGTCCGCACCCTCCAGAGGACCGTCCCTGCTGCCGTCCCCGCCATTGTCTTCCTCTCCGGTGGACAGAGTGAGGAGGAGGCGACCCTGAACCTGAACGCCATGAACAAGCTCCAGACCAAGAAGCCCTGGAACCTGTCCTTCTCCTTCGGGCGTGCCCTCCAGCAGAGCACCCTCAAGGCCTGGTCCGGCAAGACGGAGAACGAGGAGAAGGCCAGGACGGCGTTCCTGGTGAGGTGCAAGGCCAACTCCGAGGCCACCCTTGGCACCTACAAGGGCGACGCCACCCTCGGCGAGGGCGCCTCTGAGAGCCTCCACGTCAAGGACTACAAGTACTGA